A genomic stretch from Actinomycetota bacterium includes:
- a CDS encoding dodecin family protein: MAVIKTIDLVGVSSESWKDAATQALTEASRTIRGITQMEVLDTSCTVADGRINEYLTHVRIKFRIER; this comes from the coding sequence GTGGCGGTGATCAAGACGATCGACCTCGTCGGAGTGTCGTCGGAATCGTGGAAGGACGCCGCGACCCAGGCTTTGACCGAGGCGTCCCGGACCATCCGCGGCATCACCCAAATGGAGGTCCTCGACACGTCTTGCACCGTCGCCGACGGCCGGATCAACGAATACCTCACCCACGTGCGGATCAAGTTCCGGATCGAGCGCTAG
- the purD gene encoding phosphoribosylamine--glycine ligase produces MKVLVLGSGGREHALAWALSRSSSVGEVICAPGNPGMATLGETVACAIDDPLDVVRLTRDTRPDLVVVGPELPLVNGLADHLREERVAVFGPSRAAARIEGSKTYAKALMERAQIPTAAWREFGEPEDAIRYLDELGPPYVIKADGLAAGKGVVVTAERDEAVRAVNERLVERRFGAAGATIVIEEFLDGEEASLIAFSDGTRVLACEPAQDYKRALDGDAGPNTGGMGSYSPVPACPADLAQQIVTEVMEPMIKQSAAEGAPFVGALYAGVALTSKGPKVVEFNARFGDPETQALLPRLRSDLGEVALAAAAGELDGTALEWSREACVCLVLASSGYPGAYEMGYEITGLDRAGVMENVLVFHSGTQAAGDRVVTSGGRVLAVSAIGASFAVARRRAYAAAEVIEFQGKHVRGDIALRAEQSEEAL; encoded by the coding sequence GTGAAGGTACTGGTCCTTGGGTCGGGCGGGCGCGAACACGCCCTCGCCTGGGCCTTGTCTCGCTCGAGCAGCGTCGGAGAGGTCATATGCGCTCCCGGAAACCCCGGGATGGCCACGCTCGGCGAAACCGTCGCGTGCGCGATCGACGACCCCCTCGACGTCGTACGTCTGACCCGCGACACGCGTCCCGACCTCGTTGTCGTGGGACCCGAGTTGCCGCTCGTGAACGGCCTAGCCGACCACCTGCGGGAGGAACGCGTCGCGGTCTTCGGACCCTCGAGGGCGGCGGCGCGGATAGAGGGTTCGAAGACGTATGCGAAGGCGCTCATGGAGCGAGCACAGATACCGACGGCCGCGTGGCGCGAGTTCGGCGAGCCCGAAGACGCCATCCGATACCTCGATGAGCTGGGACCCCCGTACGTCATCAAGGCGGACGGCTTGGCCGCGGGCAAGGGGGTCGTGGTCACAGCAGAGCGCGACGAGGCGGTGCGTGCGGTGAACGAACGCCTCGTCGAACGCAGGTTCGGCGCCGCGGGGGCAACGATCGTGATCGAGGAGTTCCTCGACGGCGAGGAGGCCTCTTTGATCGCGTTCAGCGACGGCACCCGCGTCCTCGCCTGCGAACCGGCGCAGGATTACAAGCGGGCGCTCGACGGAGACGCCGGTCCGAACACCGGCGGCATGGGGTCGTACAGTCCTGTTCCCGCGTGTCCGGCGGACCTCGCGCAACAGATCGTGACCGAAGTGATGGAGCCCATGATCAAGCAGTCGGCGGCGGAGGGAGCTCCATTCGTCGGAGCGCTGTACGCGGGGGTCGCGCTTACGAGCAAAGGACCGAAGGTGGTCGAGTTCAATGCGCGGTTCGGCGATCCCGAAACGCAGGCGCTGTTGCCTCGCCTGCGGTCGGATCTCGGGGAGGTAGCTCTTGCGGCGGCGGCCGGTGAGCTGGACGGCACAGCACTCGAGTGGTCGCGCGAGGCCTGCGTTTGCCTCGTGCTCGCCTCTAGCGGCTATCCGGGCGCCTACGAGATGGGCTACGAGATCACCGGCCTCGACCGAGCTGGAGTTATGGAGAACGTCCTCGTATTCCACTCCGGCACGCAGGCGGCGGGGGATCGCGTCGTGACGAGCGGGGGCCGGGTTCTGGCGGTTTCCGCGATTGGGGCCTCGTTCGCGGTAGCGCGGCGGCGCGCATACGCGGCGGCCGAGGTCATCGAGTTCCAGGGAAAGCATGTGCGCGGCGACATAGCGCTGCGCGCCGAACAAAGTGAGGAGGCTCTCTAG
- the purQ gene encoding phosphoribosylformylglycinamidine synthase subunit PurQ, with product MKACVAVIVFPGSNCEVDARAAFTALGTDVQMVWHAEASLPEADLVVLPGGFAHGDYLRTGALARFSPVMEGVRAHAENGGLVLGICNGFQILCEAGMLPGALRKNSGLKFLCRWVDLRVENARTPFTSRAEAGAVLRIPINHFEGNWYAEPQVLERLRANDQIVLRYVDNPNGSADDVACICNEAGNVFGLMPHPERACEQLLGSTDGIVLLGSLLDHISDRNKAVV from the coding sequence ATGAAGGCTTGCGTCGCGGTCATCGTCTTTCCCGGCTCGAACTGCGAGGTCGACGCACGCGCGGCGTTCACCGCGCTGGGAACCGACGTGCAGATGGTGTGGCACGCGGAGGCGTCGCTGCCGGAGGCCGACCTGGTGGTGCTGCCCGGAGGTTTCGCGCACGGTGACTATCTCCGCACCGGCGCCCTTGCGCGCTTCTCACCCGTGATGGAGGGGGTGCGGGCACACGCGGAGAACGGCGGGCTCGTCCTCGGCATCTGCAACGGGTTCCAGATCCTGTGCGAAGCCGGGATGCTTCCAGGCGCATTGCGAAAGAACAGCGGCTTGAAGTTCCTGTGTCGCTGGGTGGACCTCCGGGTGGAGAACGCACGCACTCCTTTCACTTCCCGCGCCGAAGCAGGCGCCGTGCTGCGGATCCCGATCAACCATTTCGAAGGGAACTGGTACGCCGAGCCCCAGGTGCTCGAGCGCCTGCGCGCGAACGATCAGATCGTTCTGCGCTACGTAGACAACCCGAACGGGTCGGCGGATGACGTGGCATGCATCTGCAACGAGGCAGGCAACGTATTCGGGTTGATGCCGCATCCTGAGCGCGCCTGCGAGCAGCTTCTTGGATCGACCGATGGGATCGTGTTGCTGGGCTCGTTGCTCGACCACATCTCCGACCGCAACAAAGCGGTCGTGTGA
- a CDS encoding TetR/AcrR family transcriptional regulator — translation MARPPKYSSEQILDAVVEVLRRRSPAEVTIAMVADVLGAPSGSIYHRFPSRDALLAAAWLRIGERFQGELAGALGGPDPATAAIAAVSLMLDWARRRPAEATFFLLHTRSAFTTTEWPPVLARRAVRLANDITDALARYAARVPGVSLARARFALMDVPQAAIRRSAIAGSALDDEIQHLVLETVGGLLAPTEPVTRMAS, via the coding sequence GTGGCGCGACCCCCGAAGTACTCGAGCGAGCAGATCCTCGACGCGGTCGTCGAGGTCCTCCGCCGCCGCAGCCCCGCCGAGGTCACGATCGCCATGGTGGCTGACGTCCTGGGGGCGCCGAGCGGCTCGATCTACCACCGGTTCCCCTCCCGCGACGCGCTCCTCGCGGCGGCGTGGTTGAGGATCGGCGAGCGCTTCCAGGGCGAGCTCGCGGGCGCCCTCGGCGGGCCGGACCCGGCCACTGCCGCCATCGCGGCCGTGAGCCTGATGCTTGACTGGGCCCGCAGGCGCCCGGCCGAGGCCACCTTCTTCCTCCTCCACACCCGCAGCGCCTTCACCACCACGGAGTGGCCGCCGGTCCTGGCGCGCCGGGCCGTCCGGCTCGCGAACGACATCACGGATGCCCTGGCGAGGTATGCGGCTCGGGTCCCCGGCGTCTCCCTCGCCCGCGCTCGGTTCGCTCTGATGGATGTCCCACAGGCGGCTATCCGCCGTTCCGCCATCGCTGGATCCGCCCTTGACGACGAGATCCAGCACCTGGTCCTGGAGACCGTCGGGGGTCTGCTGGCGCCTACCGAACCGGTCACTAGGATGGCCTCGTGA
- a CDS encoding zinc finger Ran-binding domain-containing protein → MDTGLVQGMILGLVALAVIVLIALLITLVAIRRALEELASSAQMGRGTGQLSTTEPAATGSTAHSDPLGYGGTAQGPGRTAAPAASAGDAGSVAEPATATQPAASTSATGAAATIRSVLEHHGLGETPSSSGASYQEPVAQPAAAEPVVGSVFAAHADDPQEEPFQREGRWWFRRGDELLLYDETTGQWEPAPATSMPGQPAAAPAAQQVSQTTAATSPMATVEEQTASFWKCATCGAVNGSTAATCRMCFAARP, encoded by the coding sequence ATGGACACCGGCCTCGTGCAAGGCATGATCCTGGGCCTCGTGGCCCTAGCCGTCATCGTGCTCATCGCGCTGCTGATCACGCTCGTCGCGATCCGGCGTGCGCTGGAGGAGCTGGCAAGCTCCGCGCAGATGGGCCGTGGAACGGGCCAGCTGTCGACGACCGAGCCAGCCGCGACCGGCAGCACCGCCCACTCCGACCCGCTCGGGTACGGCGGCACGGCGCAGGGGCCCGGCCGAACGGCTGCGCCCGCGGCGTCCGCAGGGGACGCGGGCTCGGTAGCCGAACCGGCTACCGCGACCCAGCCGGCGGCGTCGACCAGCGCGACCGGAGCCGCGGCGACGATCCGCTCGGTTCTCGAGCACCACGGGCTAGGCGAGACGCCGTCGTCGTCCGGAGCCTCTTACCAAGAGCCCGTTGCTCAGCCCGCTGCAGCGGAGCCGGTGGTGGGCAGCGTCTTCGCGGCGCACGCCGACGACCCGCAAGAGGAGCCCTTCCAGCGAGAGGGTCGCTGGTGGTTCCGGCGAGGTGACGAGCTGCTGCTGTACGACGAGACGACGGGGCAATGGGAGCCCGCTCCGGCCACGTCAATGCCGGGCCAGCCCGCGGCCGCGCCCGCAGCGCAACAGGTGAGTCAGACGACGGCGGCAACCTCGCCGATGGCGACCGTCGAGGAGCAGACCGCGTCTTTCTGGAAGTGCGCCACCTGCGGAGCGGTGAACGGCTCGACCGCCGCAACCTGCCGGATGTGCTTCGCGGCTCGGCCCTAA
- the purS gene encoding phosphoribosylformylglycinamidine synthase subunit PurS, translated as MLKPGIADPQGQTIERALPVLGYPGVRDVRVGKRIQLEVEAESRDDARMKVEDMCQRLLANPVIESYEVTIG; from the coding sequence ATGCTGAAGCCTGGGATCGCCGATCCGCAAGGACAGACGATCGAGCGGGCGCTTCCGGTGCTTGGGTACCCGGGCGTGCGCGACGTCCGGGTGGGGAAGAGGATCCAACTCGAGGTCGAGGCAGAGAGTCGCGATGACGCGCGGATGAAAGTCGAGGACATGTGTCAACGCCTCCTCGCTAACCCGGTGATCGAGTCCTACGAGGTGACCATCGGATGA
- the purE gene encoding 5-(carboxyamino)imidazole ribonucleotide mutase, which translates to MEPLVGIVMGSDSDRAVMDKAHAVLDRFGVSYESEVMSAHRKPARVSEYAATAEGRGLRVLIAGAGLAAHLPGVVAAHTPLPVIGVPLYQEGLAGADALYSCVQMPPGVPVATVAIGGSKNAAVLAVQILATGDDDLRAKLRDYKRELSEGLKL; encoded by the coding sequence ATGGAACCGCTGGTTGGCATCGTCATGGGAAGCGACTCCGATCGTGCTGTCATGGACAAGGCACACGCAGTGCTCGACCGTTTCGGCGTCTCCTACGAGAGCGAGGTCATGTCCGCCCATCGCAAACCCGCGCGGGTGAGCGAGTACGCCGCAACCGCGGAGGGACGCGGCCTGCGCGTGTTGATCGCCGGTGCCGGCCTCGCCGCTCACCTCCCCGGGGTCGTGGCTGCGCACACCCCGCTGCCCGTCATCGGCGTGCCTCTGTATCAGGAGGGACTTGCCGGCGCCGACGCGCTCTACTCCTGCGTCCAGATGCCGCCCGGCGTCCCGGTGGCGACGGTGGCCATCGGCGGCTCGAAGAACGCCGCGGTGCTGGCGGTCCAGATCCTGGCGACCGGCGACGATGACCTGCGGGCGAAGCTCCGCGACTACAAGCGCGAGCTATCCGAGGGCCTAAAGCTGTAA
- a CDS encoding adenylosuccinate synthase, with the protein MPGVALVGTQWGDEGKGKVTDLLAKRTDLVVRYQGGNNAGHTIVVEGERYALHLVPTGILYEHCIPIIGPGVVVDPQVLLDELDTLSERGIDTGRLLVSGNAHLIMPYHLELDRVTERRLGKNRLGTTKRGIGPAYADKATRVGLRVQDLLDPKIFTAKLEVALKEKNLILARVYGRLPLDAKQIEEQYLFYAQRLAPHIADTDPIIQRALDDGKTVMFEGAQATLLDLDHGTYPFVTSSNPIAGGACAGAGVGPRDITRIIGISKAYCTRVGSGPFPSEADPADADILVEAGGEYGTTTGRKRRCGWFDAVAGRYAARLNTLTELVVTKLDVLSQFSEIKVCVAYEYEGARYEHFPPNQTIFNKCRPIYETFPGWSRDITAARRVDDLPKEARGYIEEIERLVGVHASWVSVGPGRDEIVQMAG; encoded by the coding sequence GTGCCGGGGGTAGCCCTCGTCGGCACCCAGTGGGGTGACGAAGGCAAGGGGAAGGTCACGGACCTCCTCGCCAAGCGGACGGACCTCGTGGTGCGCTACCAGGGCGGGAACAACGCCGGCCACACGATCGTCGTCGAGGGAGAGCGCTACGCGCTTCATCTGGTTCCGACCGGGATCCTCTACGAGCACTGCATCCCCATCATCGGGCCGGGCGTCGTCGTCGACCCGCAGGTACTGCTGGACGAGCTGGACACGCTGTCGGAGCGCGGCATCGATACCGGCAGGCTCCTCGTCTCCGGCAACGCGCACCTGATCATGCCGTACCACCTGGAGTTGGATCGGGTGACGGAGCGACGACTCGGCAAGAACCGGCTGGGGACGACGAAGCGCGGGATCGGGCCTGCGTACGCGGATAAGGCAACGCGGGTCGGGCTAAGGGTGCAAGACCTGCTGGACCCCAAGATCTTCACCGCGAAGCTCGAGGTCGCACTCAAGGAGAAGAACCTGATCCTGGCGCGGGTATACGGGCGGCTGCCGCTGGACGCGAAGCAGATAGAGGAGCAGTACCTCTTTTATGCGCAGCGTCTGGCGCCCCACATCGCGGATACGGATCCAATCATCCAGCGTGCGCTGGATGACGGCAAGACGGTGATGTTCGAAGGCGCGCAGGCAACCCTTCTCGACCTCGATCACGGCACGTATCCATTCGTGACGTCGTCTAACCCGATAGCGGGAGGGGCGTGCGCGGGAGCGGGCGTGGGCCCCCGCGACATCACGCGCATCATCGGCATCTCGAAGGCGTACTGCACGCGCGTGGGATCGGGACCCTTCCCGTCCGAAGCAGACCCCGCCGACGCCGACATATTGGTGGAGGCAGGGGGGGAGTACGGAACCACCACCGGCCGTAAGAGGCGCTGCGGCTGGTTCGATGCGGTTGCCGGTCGCTACGCGGCGCGGCTCAACACGCTGACGGAGCTGGTGGTAACCAAACTCGACGTCCTCTCGCAGTTCTCCGAGATCAAGGTATGTGTTGCATACGAATACGAGGGCGCACGTTACGAGCACTTCCCACCCAACCAGACGATCTTCAACAAGTGCCGGCCGATCTACGAGACGTTTCCCGGGTGGTCGAGGGACATCACTGCGGCGCGCCGCGTGGACGATCTGCCCAAGGAGGCGCGCGGATATATAGAGGAGATCGAGCGTCTCGTCGGTGTGCACGCGTCCTGGGTCTCGGTCGGCCCCGGCAGGGATGAGATCGTCCAGATGGCCGGGTGA
- a CDS encoding phosphoribosylaminoimidazolesuccinocarboxamide synthase has product MTTTRHVGSGKVRELFAVGDDQLLLVASDRISAYDVVLPQDVPDKGKVLTGLSHHWFQVTSSMCPNHLISVREQDLPDVGIDDLAGRATLCRRAEPLPIEFVVRGYLSGSGWSDYKKTGEVCGHRLPEGLRESDRLPQPILTPATKAVTGHDENITEAQAAEVAGADIYETAKGYALALYEQGSALALERGVIIADTKFEFGVVDGEVILIDEVLTPDSSRFWPQDLYEPGKSQPSFDKQYVRDWLNDSGWDRTPPPPDLPDDVVQATRARYIEAYEKVSGRSFEAWLAEVAR; this is encoded by the coding sequence ATGACTACTACTCGGCACGTCGGTTCCGGCAAAGTGCGCGAGCTCTTCGCGGTGGGTGACGATCAGCTGCTCCTCGTAGCGTCCGACCGGATCAGCGCTTATGACGTCGTCTTGCCTCAGGACGTGCCTGACAAGGGCAAGGTGCTGACGGGGCTATCGCACCACTGGTTCCAGGTGACGAGCTCCATGTGCCCTAACCACCTGATCTCTGTACGGGAGCAGGACCTGCCGGACGTCGGCATAGACGATCTCGCCGGTCGCGCGACCCTGTGCCGCCGTGCCGAACCGTTGCCGATCGAGTTCGTCGTGAGGGGTTACCTCTCGGGCTCCGGCTGGAGCGACTACAAAAAGACGGGTGAGGTCTGCGGTCACCGGCTGCCGGAAGGCCTGCGCGAGTCGGACCGGCTGCCGCAGCCGATCCTCACCCCCGCGACGAAGGCAGTGACCGGCCACGACGAGAACATCACCGAGGCCCAGGCGGCCGAGGTCGCCGGCGCCGACATCTACGAGACGGCGAAGGGTTACGCGCTGGCGCTCTACGAGCAGGGTTCGGCTCTGGCGCTGGAGCGCGGCGTGATCATCGCCGACACCAAGTTCGAGTTCGGAGTGGTGGATGGAGAGGTCATCCTCATCGATGAGGTGTTGACGCCGGACTCCAGCCGCTTCTGGCCGCAGGACCTGTACGAGCCGGGGAAATCGCAGCCTTCGTTCGACAAGCAGTACGTCCGGGATTGGTTGAACGACAGCGGGTGGGATCGCACCCCGCCGCCGCCGGACCTGCCGGACGACGTCGTCCAGGCGACGCGCGCGAGGTACATCGAGGCGTACGAGAAGGTGAGCGGCCGTTCCTTCGAGGCTTGGTTGGCGGAGGTGGCGCGCTGA
- the purB gene encoding adenylosuccinate lyase has protein sequence MIPRYSREEMSQIFSERAKFSRWLEIEILAVEARVRLGEVEVEDLTQIKEKGAFDVARIEEIEATRHHDVVAFVENVRENVGEAGRHIHYGMTSSDVLDTATAVALRDAGDLLIEGVGRLTQAVRKKALEHKTTLMAGRTHGVHAEPTTFGTKLAGWVFELGRDRERLRRARDEVAVGKISGAVGTYSQLDPQVESYICDRLGLAIEDAATQVVARDRHAQFLAAIAITGASLERFAQEIRHLQRTEVREVEEPFAEGQKGSSAMPHKRNPIVTERVTGLARLLRAYAQTGFENVALWHERDISHSSVERVTFADSCLLLDYMLEKMRWVVEGLVVYPERMLENLNASWGLVHSQSVLTTLLAKGTLQREEAYALVQRNAMKAWDEGRPLKELLKSDPDVTQHLDPDEIEQCFDESRYVRNAETIFERMEAL, from the coding sequence GTGATCCCCCGTTACAGCCGCGAAGAGATGTCTCAGATCTTCTCGGAACGGGCGAAGTTCTCCCGCTGGCTCGAGATCGAGATCCTGGCGGTAGAGGCACGGGTTCGCCTCGGCGAGGTCGAGGTGGAGGACCTGACGCAGATAAAGGAGAAGGGCGCGTTCGATGTAGCGCGGATCGAGGAGATCGAGGCCACCCGCCACCACGACGTCGTTGCCTTTGTCGAGAACGTGAGAGAGAACGTCGGCGAGGCGGGCCGCCATATCCACTACGGCATGACGTCTTCCGACGTCTTGGACACCGCAACGGCGGTGGCTCTCCGCGACGCGGGAGACCTGTTGATCGAGGGCGTCGGACGGCTCACCCAGGCGGTTAGAAAGAAAGCGCTCGAGCACAAGACGACGCTGATGGCCGGGCGTACGCACGGGGTGCACGCCGAGCCCACGACCTTCGGCACAAAGCTGGCGGGCTGGGTCTTCGAGCTCGGCCGAGACCGCGAGCGGCTTCGGCGAGCGCGCGACGAGGTTGCCGTGGGCAAGATCTCCGGTGCGGTCGGGACGTACTCGCAGCTCGACCCCCAGGTGGAGAGCTACATCTGCGATCGGCTCGGGTTGGCCATAGAAGACGCCGCGACCCAGGTCGTCGCGCGGGACCGCCACGCGCAGTTCCTGGCCGCGATCGCGATCACGGGGGCGTCGCTCGAGCGTTTCGCGCAAGAGATCCGTCACCTCCAGCGCACAGAGGTGAGAGAGGTCGAGGAGCCTTTCGCCGAAGGCCAGAAGGGCTCGTCGGCCATGCCGCACAAGCGCAACCCGATCGTGACCGAACGCGTCACGGGGCTGGCGCGGCTCCTGCGCGCGTACGCGCAGACCGGCTTCGAGAATGTCGCGCTGTGGCACGAGCGCGACATCTCACACTCGTCGGTGGAACGTGTCACCTTCGCCGACTCTTGTCTGTTGCTCGACTACATGCTCGAGAAGATGCGGTGGGTGGTGGAAGGACTCGTCGTCTATCCCGAGAGGATGCTCGAGAACCTCAACGCCTCGTGGGGTCTGGTGCATTCACAGAGCGTGCTCACCACCTTGCTCGCGAAGGGAACGCTCCAGCGAGAGGAGGCGTATGCCTTGGTGCAGCGGAACGCGATGAAAGCGTGGGATGAGGGCCGTCCGTTGAAGGAGCTTTTGAAGTCCGACCCAGACGTCACACAGCATCTAGACCCAGATGAGATCGAACAGTGCTTCGACGAGTCTCGTTATGTGCGCAACGCAGAAACCATCTTCGAACGTATGGAGGCGCTTTAG